A genomic window from Candidatus Neptunochlamydia vexilliferae includes:
- a CDS encoding insulinase family protein — MTPKHKIGDTHRDFTFTKVTPIEELQMVLYELEHGPSGARVVHLEADDPENLFCLSLQTLPSDSTGVAHILEHIVLCGSKKFPVKDPFFAMTRRSLNTFMNAMTGADFTCYPAASQVEKDFYNLLEVYLDAVFAPELKEMSFLQEGHRFEFDPDLIFKGVVYNEMKGSLSNPETRLWQEITKYLTPDLTYAFNSGGDPKDIPSLTYEGLKEFHATHYHPSRSIFFFYGNLPLKKHLDFIQKHALKGVEKLPPLEGVPKQQRFAAPIQKVGTYPAETGQDFVSFSWLTTELENQEEALALAVLDSILMETDASPLKDSLIKSGLCTQADGYLDTDMREIPYIIICRGCESGSTEKLQEVLLKTLEEIAEKGIKEELVDAAIHQLEFSRLEITGDYGPFGLTLFMRSILPMQHGCFPEDALTIHSHFKKLLIQVKDPDYLPGLIRKYLLKNPHFLTFTFSPDSGLEKREQDEEKKRLNKIEEALTEKEKETIVKQTAELEKFQAKSESQSLECLPKITLVDVPKEIPHFPLHREQIDQLTVFHHECFTNHIAYGHLAFDLPQIAKEDLPYLQLFLSILPELGAGERNYRKNLDYINAYLGDFGTFLNLYPQVTDSHTLAPVFGFKGKTLSRNLDKLFDLFKTVCRAPDLTDKGRIKDLILQIHTSLENRLNRSAMSYAIQRAVSPFSQASYVGEHLHGITYFQWIRNLAQKIDKKLPALIEKLKEIKSLLFHLTAPQLILSCDHDQYHTLSKEGFYGLSDFPTNKPYRPWEGLTLPLSAPSEAYPISSPVAFSAMGIASATLTSPHASGLSISTELMQNTFLHTKVREQGGAYGAGASYNPITGNYYMSAYRDPHIGLTFEAFEEGIARMAAGKFTDRELFEAKLGIIQDYDTPISPGSRAISSYAHFREGYTKEMRQEMRDHLLITSKDEVKKAVSEHLDPSSAVKVTFAGAPLIENEGTGLTKPQF; from the coding sequence ATGACTCCCAAGCATAAGATAGGCGATACCCATCGCGACTTTACCTTTACCAAAGTGACTCCGATCGAGGAGCTCCAGATGGTTCTCTATGAGCTTGAGCATGGGCCATCAGGGGCGCGGGTGGTCCACCTAGAAGCCGATGATCCTGAAAACCTCTTTTGCCTCTCGCTACAGACCTTGCCGAGCGACTCGACAGGCGTTGCCCACATCTTGGAACATATCGTCCTCTGCGGCTCAAAAAAGTTCCCGGTCAAGGATCCTTTCTTTGCGATGACCCGGCGGAGTCTCAACACCTTTATGAACGCGATGACAGGGGCCGACTTTACCTGCTATCCAGCCGCTTCTCAGGTGGAAAAAGACTTCTACAACCTGCTTGAGGTCTACCTCGATGCGGTCTTTGCCCCCGAGCTAAAAGAGATGAGCTTTTTGCAGGAGGGACACCGCTTTGAGTTTGATCCCGATTTGATTTTCAAAGGGGTTGTCTACAACGAAATGAAGGGAAGTCTTTCGAACCCTGAAACCCGCCTGTGGCAGGAGATCACAAAGTATTTAACACCTGACTTAACCTACGCTTTTAACTCAGGAGGTGACCCCAAGGATATCCCCAGCCTCACCTATGAAGGGCTGAAGGAGTTTCATGCGACCCATTACCATCCAAGCCGTTCGATCTTCTTTTTCTATGGAAACCTCCCCCTAAAAAAGCATCTCGACTTCATTCAAAAACATGCACTTAAAGGGGTTGAAAAACTTCCCCCACTTGAAGGGGTTCCGAAGCAGCAGCGCTTTGCCGCGCCGATTCAGAAAGTGGGCACCTACCCCGCAGAAACGGGGCAAGACTTTGTTTCGTTTAGTTGGCTCACCACCGAGCTCGAAAATCAAGAAGAGGCACTGGCTTTGGCAGTGCTCGATTCGATCTTGATGGAGACCGACGCTTCCCCCCTGAAAGATTCCCTGATCAAGTCGGGACTTTGCACGCAGGCAGATGGCTATCTCGACACCGACATGCGAGAAATTCCCTATATCATCATCTGTCGGGGCTGCGAGAGTGGAAGTACGGAAAAACTCCAAGAGGTTCTGTTAAAAACCTTGGAAGAGATCGCCGAGAAGGGGATCAAGGAAGAGCTTGTTGATGCGGCGATCCACCAGCTCGAATTTTCTCGTTTGGAGATTACGGGCGACTATGGCCCCTTTGGCCTCACCCTCTTTATGCGCTCGATCCTCCCCATGCAGCATGGATGCTTTCCCGAAGATGCCTTGACGATCCATAGCCACTTTAAAAAGCTCCTCATCCAGGTGAAAGACCCCGACTATCTCCCCGGACTGATTCGAAAATACCTCCTTAAAAACCCCCACTTCCTTACCTTTACCTTCTCCCCCGATAGTGGGTTAGAAAAACGGGAGCAGGATGAAGAAAAGAAGCGCCTCAACAAGATCGAAGAGGCCCTCACCGAAAAAGAAAAAGAGACAATCGTTAAACAGACGGCTGAGCTTGAAAAGTTCCAGGCAAAAAGTGAAAGTCAGTCGCTCGAGTGTCTCCCGAAAATCACCTTGGTCGACGTACCGAAGGAGATCCCTCACTTTCCCCTTCACCGGGAGCAAATCGACCAACTGACCGTTTTCCACCATGAGTGTTTTACCAACCATATTGCCTACGGCCACCTGGCCTTCGACCTTCCTCAGATTGCAAAGGAAGATCTCCCCTATCTCCAACTATTCCTTTCGATCCTTCCAGAGCTCGGCGCTGGAGAGCGGAACTACCGGAAAAACCTCGACTACATCAACGCTTACCTGGGAGATTTTGGAACCTTTTTAAATCTCTACCCGCAGGTAACCGATTCGCATACCCTTGCGCCCGTCTTCGGCTTCAAAGGGAAAACCCTTAGCCGCAATCTCGATAAGCTTTTCGACCTGTTTAAAACGGTCTGTCGCGCTCCCGACTTAACCGATAAGGGACGAATTAAAGACCTTATCCTGCAGATCCATACCTCGCTCGAAAACCGGCTCAATAGAAGCGCCATGTCCTACGCAATTCAAAGGGCCGTGAGTCCCTTTTCCCAAGCTTCCTATGTGGGGGAGCACCTCCATGGAATTACCTATTTTCAGTGGATCCGAAACCTCGCCCAAAAAATCGATAAAAAACTCCCCGCACTGATTGAAAAACTGAAAGAGATCAAGAGTCTTCTTTTCCACCTGACCGCCCCCCAGCTGATTTTAAGTTGTGACCACGATCAGTATCACACCCTATCGAAGGAAGGGTTTTATGGGCTGAGTGACTTCCCCACTAATAAGCCCTATCGACCGTGGGAAGGACTTACCCTTCCCCTCTCAGCTCCTTCAGAGGCTTATCCGATTAGCTCTCCCGTTGCCTTTTCAGCGATGGGAATTGCATCGGCCACCCTCACCTCCCCCCATGCCTCGGGGTTAAGCATCTCAACCGAGCTGATGCAAAACACCTTCCTCCACACCAAAGTGCGCGAGCAAGGGGGCGCCTATGGCGCTGGCGCCAGCTATAATCCGATTACCGGTAACTATTACATGAGCGCCTACCGCGATCCCCACATCGGACTTACTTTCGAAGCCTTTGAGGAGGGCATTGCCCGGATGGCTGCCGGAAAATTTACCGACCGGGAGCTTTTTGAAGCGAAGCTAGGGATTATCCAAGACTATGACACCCCGATCTCTCCTGGAAGTCGGGCGATTTCTAGCTATGCCCATTTCCGCGAAGGGTACACCAAAGAGATGCGCCAAGAGATGCGAGACCACCTCCTGATCACCAGCAAAGACGAGGTGAAGAAGGCGGTTTCCGAGCATCTCGATCCCAGCTCAGCGGTCAAAGTGACCTTTGCCGGCGCTCCCCTTATTGAAAATGAAGGAACTGGGCTTACAAAACCTCAGTTTTAG
- a CDS encoding DegQ family serine endoprotease encodes MHTAITGIILLISLISTPIYGRNPSRTQTDTKSFSQPFIDVAKNCTPAVVFIRAEGAPPRNDPNDMFNDEFFHRFFGGPPRRQGPQVSQGSGFIISKDGYIMTNLHVVRGAKKITVTLQDGTSREVSASYIGGDSHTDIAVIKIDEEQGSNFPFIEMSNSDDLEVGEWVVAIGNPFGLEASVSAGIISAKGRQGLQITDYEDFIQTDAAINPGNSGGPLIDLDKKVVGMNTAIVSQSGGYMGIGFAIPSNILQNIKHQLVENGVVTRGFLGVSLQPIDNDLAEAFGTKTTQGALVVDVVEDSPAEKAGLQQGDIITKLNGNTIKSPGQLRNDVVLLPPGTVVKLTVNRNGKMMTIPVTLGTYGANTLVSSTTASRHLGISVDNLTNQNIQKYRLHQDDQGVIVVSIEPDSPASRSGIQPGSLVMAVNHQKVTNVTEFNDALQNVKSGQRILLLIRQGQMMKFYSLRAE; translated from the coding sequence ATGCACACAGCTATTACTGGAATCATTTTACTCATTTCACTTATTTCAACCCCCATCTATGGGCGGAATCCCAGCCGCACACAGACCGATACAAAATCGTTCTCTCAACCCTTCATCGATGTCGCAAAAAATTGCACCCCTGCGGTTGTCTTTATCCGCGCAGAGGGGGCTCCCCCACGCAATGATCCGAACGACATGTTCAACGACGAGTTTTTCCACCGCTTCTTCGGTGGTCCCCCCAGAAGACAAGGGCCTCAAGTGAGCCAAGGATCGGGTTTTATCATTTCGAAAGATGGCTACATCATGACCAACCTCCACGTCGTGCGGGGTGCCAAAAAGATTACCGTGACCCTCCAAGATGGAACGAGCCGCGAGGTCTCTGCCTCCTATATCGGAGGAGACTCCCATACCGACATCGCCGTTATTAAGATCGACGAAGAGCAAGGAAGCAATTTCCCCTTCATCGAGATGAGCAACTCCGATGACCTCGAAGTGGGCGAGTGGGTCGTTGCCATTGGAAACCCCTTTGGCCTTGAAGCGAGCGTTTCTGCCGGAATCATTAGCGCGAAAGGGCGACAAGGGCTTCAGATCACCGACTACGAAGACTTTATCCAGACCGACGCCGCGATCAACCCCGGTAACTCGGGAGGACCCCTTATCGACCTCGACAAAAAAGTGGTTGGGATGAACACCGCAATCGTCTCCCAGTCGGGAGGGTACATGGGAATCGGTTTTGCAATTCCGAGTAACATCCTTCAAAATATCAAACACCAACTTGTAGAAAATGGAGTCGTCACCCGCGGTTTCCTCGGTGTCTCCCTCCAGCCCATTGACAATGACCTCGCTGAAGCGTTTGGAACAAAAACCACTCAGGGAGCTCTCGTCGTCGATGTCGTTGAAGACTCCCCTGCTGAAAAAGCAGGTCTTCAGCAAGGAGATATCATCACCAAACTCAACGGAAATACGATAAAAAGTCCCGGCCAACTCCGAAACGATGTGGTCCTTCTCCCTCCAGGAACCGTCGTAAAGCTCACCGTTAACCGCAATGGAAAGATGATGACCATCCCCGTGACGCTAGGAACCTATGGGGCCAATACCCTCGTTTCGAGCACGACTGCTTCACGCCACCTAGGGATCTCAGTCGACAACCTGACGAACCAAAACATCCAAAAGTACCGCCTCCACCAAGATGACCAAGGGGTGATTGTTGTTTCAATCGAGCCTGACTCTCCTGCAAGTCGCTCGGGGATCCAGCCTGGCTCCCTCGTCATGGCGGTGAACCACCAGAAGGTGACCAACGTCACCGAGTTTAACGATGCCCTCCAGAATGTGAAGTCAGGGCAGCGGATCCTCCTCCTCATCCGCCAAGGGCAAATGATGAAGTTCTACTCCCTAAGAGCAGAATAG
- a CDS encoding site-2 protease family protein, producing MKIPVKISPFFFVTAGLIGWINTMQTSHPFILTLIWIGVIFVSILVHEYGHALTSRYFGQKPRIQLVAFGGLTYPEGPRLCGWREFLVVLNGPIFGFLLFLCALFLLSTEFFENPYILYTLKILTWVNLFWTVVNLLPVMPLDGGQLLRVVFESICGAKGIKYATFTSMFLSVGFSITFFFIGYFLIGAIFFLFAFQNFNAWKQSRVMTESDRNDDLTGKLKEIEDHLNANQREEAMPKLEEVREKAKKGMIFNLTTQYLASLKAEKNDHQAVYDLLKPIKSHLNPESKIYLHQAAYEVKDYPLVIELAGPAFQLLPNPQIAVRSAEACAALSQVEPAVGWLHAAQKAGIEDLSPIVAKEAFNNIRNNPDFKV from the coding sequence ATGAAAATACCGGTTAAGATTTCTCCATTTTTCTTTGTGACAGCGGGGCTGATCGGCTGGATCAATACCATGCAGACCTCCCACCCTTTTATCCTCACCCTCATTTGGATTGGAGTGATTTTTGTTTCGATCCTCGTCCATGAGTATGGCCATGCCCTTACCTCCCGCTACTTTGGGCAAAAACCCCGAATCCAACTTGTTGCTTTTGGAGGGCTCACCTACCCGGAAGGGCCTCGCCTCTGCGGCTGGCGGGAGTTTTTAGTCGTCTTAAATGGTCCGATTTTTGGATTTCTCCTTTTTCTTTGCGCCCTTTTTCTTCTATCGACCGAGTTTTTTGAGAATCCCTATATTCTCTACACACTAAAAATCTTGACCTGGGTTAACCTCTTTTGGACGGTGGTCAATCTCCTTCCTGTGATGCCCCTTGATGGGGGGCAACTTCTCCGTGTTGTTTTTGAGTCAATCTGCGGCGCTAAAGGAATCAAGTATGCAACCTTCACCAGTATGTTCCTCTCTGTTGGGTTTAGTATCACCTTTTTCTTTATCGGCTACTTTCTTATTGGAGCGATCTTTTTCCTCTTTGCCTTTCAGAATTTTAACGCTTGGAAACAGTCGCGGGTGATGACCGAAAGTGACCGGAACGACGACCTTACCGGTAAGCTCAAAGAGATCGAAGACCACCTCAATGCGAACCAAAGAGAAGAGGCAATGCCCAAACTTGAAGAGGTGCGTGAAAAGGCAAAGAAGGGGATGATTTTCAATCTCACCACCCAGTACTTGGCCTCTCTTAAAGCGGAGAAAAACGACCATCAAGCGGTCTATGACCTTCTCAAGCCGATCAAAAGCCACCTCAACCCCGAGTCCAAGATCTACCTGCATCAGGCGGCCTATGAGGTGAAGGATTATCCCCTTGTCATCGAGCTGGCAGGCCCTGCCTTTCAGCTTCTTCCCAACCCCCAGATTGCTGTCCGTAGCGCTGAAGCATGTGCAGCCCTTTCCCAGGTTGAACCAGCTGTCGGCTGGCTCCACGCCGCCCAAAAAGCGGGCATCGAAGACCTCTCACCGATCGTGGCTAAAGAGGCCTTCAATAATATTCGAAATAACCCTGATTTTAAAGTCTAA
- a CDS encoding helix-turn-helix domain-containing protein: MKKVIPIPVMKALRKLGSDINDARRRRTITIALMAERAGISRTTVGKVERGDPTASMGSYAAVLFALGMVDRLSDLVDAMHDVMGRQLEDEKLPKRVRLPKGE; the protein is encoded by the coding sequence ATGAAAAAAGTGATTCCTATTCCAGTTATGAAAGCTTTACGTAAACTAGGGAGCGATATTAACGATGCCCGTAGGCGGCGCACTATCACGATTGCTCTTATGGCAGAGCGTGCAGGGATCTCACGGACAACTGTTGGGAAGGTTGAAAGAGGCGATCCCACGGCGTCGATGGGAAGCTATGCTGCTGTTTTATTTGCTTTGGGAATGGTGGATAGACTCAGTGATTTAGTGGATGCGATGCATGATGTGATGGGGCGTCAGCTTGAGGACGAGAAGCTCCCTAAAAGGGTCCGTCTCCCAAAGGGGGAGTGA
- a CDS encoding type II toxin-antitoxin system HipA family toxin — translation MEIEHEASREKINQDILILRGDRALSGEDVRIGSLWFHTRNGRERGAFEYDKDWLMHPEKFALEPALKLTEGSFHTKAGRGLFGAIGDSAPDCWGRTLMRRAHAAKDNDRKQPTLTEIDYLLGVNDEARQGALRFSLPANEKTFLSAQREKVFPPLIRLPKLLAAADHVMEDHESAADLKLLLAPGSSLGGARPKASVKDRDGSLAIAKFPKKDDEFNVPAWEAVALILAESSGITVPSWRLETVLKKPVLILERFDRKGGQRIPFLSSMSMLDAGDHEEHSYLEIAYAIAQHGASPTEDLEELWRRIVFTVMISNTDDHLRNHGFLYERYKGWRLSPAYDMNPTPIHIKPRVLTTAIDFEDTAASLETAMGVAGEFRVSNKRAHVIIKEVQAAVKEWRAVAERLGIPKAECDQMASAFIF, via the coding sequence GTGGAGATCGAACACGAAGCCAGCCGGGAAAAGATAAATCAAGATATCCTAATTCTTAGGGGTGACAGAGCACTAAGTGGGGAGGATGTTCGGATAGGAAGTTTATGGTTTCATACGCGCAATGGTCGAGAAAGAGGGGCTTTTGAGTATGATAAGGACTGGCTGATGCATCCAGAAAAGTTTGCTTTGGAGCCAGCCCTTAAGTTGACTGAAGGCTCTTTTCATACCAAAGCTGGTCGGGGCTTATTTGGTGCGATTGGCGATTCAGCCCCAGATTGTTGGGGGCGCACTCTCATGCGTCGTGCCCATGCCGCAAAGGATAATGATAGGAAGCAGCCGACACTTACCGAAATAGACTACTTATTAGGGGTTAATGATGAGGCGCGTCAGGGAGCGCTCCGTTTTTCGCTTCCAGCGAATGAAAAAACCTTTTTGTCTGCGCAGCGGGAAAAGGTCTTTCCCCCTCTCATACGTCTTCCGAAACTTCTTGCAGCAGCAGACCATGTGATGGAAGACCATGAGAGTGCTGCCGATCTTAAGTTGCTTTTGGCGCCAGGCTCTTCCCTTGGGGGCGCCAGGCCAAAAGCCTCAGTCAAAGATCGAGATGGAAGCCTTGCCATTGCTAAATTTCCGAAAAAAGATGATGAATTTAACGTTCCTGCTTGGGAGGCGGTGGCTCTGATTCTTGCTGAAAGTAGTGGGATAACGGTCCCTTCATGGCGACTTGAAACGGTTTTAAAAAAACCGGTTCTGATCCTTGAGCGCTTTGATAGAAAGGGGGGGCAGAGGATCCCCTTTCTATCATCGATGAGTATGTTAGATGCTGGTGATCATGAAGAGCACAGCTATCTGGAAATTGCTTATGCTATTGCGCAACATGGAGCCTCTCCCACCGAAGATCTAGAAGAGCTCTGGCGACGCATTGTGTTTACCGTCATGATTTCCAATACAGATGACCACCTTCGTAACCATGGTTTTCTCTACGAACGTTATAAAGGGTGGAGGCTGTCGCCTGCCTATGATATGAATCCCACACCCATCCATATCAAGCCAAGGGTATTAACAACAGCAATAGACTTTGAAGATACGGCAGCTTCCTTAGAGACTGCTATGGGGGTCGCGGGAGAGTTTAGGGTATCAAATAAGCGGGCCCATGTAATTATCAAAGAGGTTCAAGCAGCCGTTAAAGAGTGGAGGGCTGTTGCAGAGCGCTTGGGAATTCCTAAGGCTGAGTGTGATCAAATGGCGTCAGCGTTTATTTTTTAA
- a CDS encoding ribonucleotide-diphosphate reductase subunit beta — protein MHQEKRAKAAEKRLINCTTVDVNQLMPLKYNWAWEHYLNGCANHWMPTEVPMAKDIEIWKSNQLSEAERLLIMRNLGFFSTAESLVANNITLAIYKYVTNPECRQYLLRQAFEEAIHTHTFHYIVESLALDEGEIFNMYNEIPAIHDKDAFEMNLTQDILANNFDTKTQEGAQKFLENLIGFYIIMEGIFFYSGFAMILSLHRQNKMTGIGEQFQYILRDETIHLNFGIDLINGIKEENPELWSSDFQAYITDKIRHAVELEIRYAEDCLPKGILGLTAPMFREYAQYIADRRLERIGLKTQYNSKNPFPWMSETIDLGKEKNFFETRVTEYQSSASLTW, from the coding sequence ATGCACCAAGAAAAAAGGGCCAAAGCCGCCGAAAAAAGGCTTATTAATTGTACCACCGTCGATGTCAACCAACTCATGCCCTTAAAGTATAACTGGGCATGGGAGCACTACCTCAATGGGTGTGCTAACCATTGGATGCCCACCGAAGTCCCGATGGCAAAAGATATCGAGATCTGGAAGTCGAACCAACTTTCCGAAGCAGAGCGTCTCCTCATTATGAGAAACCTTGGCTTCTTTAGCACCGCAGAGAGTCTTGTAGCCAACAACATCACACTCGCGATCTATAAATATGTGACCAACCCCGAGTGTCGTCAGTATCTCCTCCGGCAAGCGTTTGAAGAGGCGATCCACACTCATACGTTCCATTATATTGTTGAGTCACTAGCCCTCGATGAAGGGGAGATCTTTAACATGTATAATGAGATCCCCGCCATCCACGATAAAGATGCCTTCGAGATGAATCTCACCCAAGATATATTAGCAAACAACTTTGACACAAAGACCCAAGAAGGGGCCCAAAAGTTCCTTGAGAACCTGATCGGCTTCTACATCATTATGGAAGGGATCTTCTTCTATAGCGGCTTTGCGATGATCCTCTCGCTCCACCGGCAAAACAAAATGACCGGAATCGGTGAGCAGTTCCAATACATCCTCCGCGATGAGACGATCCACCTTAACTTTGGGATCGATCTGATCAACGGGATTAAAGAGGAAAACCCCGAGCTTTGGTCTTCTGACTTCCAAGCCTACATCACCGATAAGATCCGGCATGCCGTCGAGCTTGAGATCCGCTACGCTGAGGACTGCCTTCCCAAAGGGATCCTCGGTCTCACAGCCCCGATGTTCCGCGAGTATGCCCAGTACATCGCCGATCGCCGCCTCGAGCGGATTGGTCTCAAGACCCAATACAACTCGAAGAACCCCTTCCCCTGGATGAGCGAGACGATCGATCTCGGCAAGGAGAAAAACTTCTTCGAAACGCGGGTAACCGAGTACCAATCTTCGGCTAGCTTGACCTGGTAA